The following nucleotide sequence is from Capra hircus breed San Clemente chromosome 16, ASM170441v1, whole genome shotgun sequence.
CCCTCAGAGTGGTGGGGGTAAGGTGGGTCAGTTAGAGGGAAGGGTCAAGGAAGACCTCTCCTGGGAAAGTCACATTTGGGACGTGAATCAATCATGTGAGATCTGGGCATTCGGAAGCAAAATCGATGGTAAgcgcaaaggtcctgaggcaggaaaaCCCATGGCATCTTCAcgggacagaaaagaaaaaggaaaaatggcccAGGTGATTGGAGCACAGTGGGTGCGGGGAGCAGCGAACTGCAGTCAGAGTGGAGACGGCTGTGTGAGCCCTTGGGAGGTGTTGGCTTCCTAAGTGTCTGACTTGCGTGACTTTAAAAAGACGTTCCTGGCGGCTGTGTGGAGAAGACTgtagaaagaaaatgcaaaaccaGGAAGACCAAATGAGGGGCTCTCAGTAGTCCAGCGGAGATGTGGTGGTAGTCGAGGTTGCGGGGGGTGAGGAGAAGGGGCTGCATCCTGGCTGTTTTACGAGCGGTGCTGCTGGGAGTCACTCATGGATTGGCCATAGCGGGCCCATCAGATGTTTAGCGTGTAGCCAGGTGGCGTCTTAATCAAGCACAAAGGGGCACGCTTTGGATTCCCCGGGTGACTGCGGGGCTCTCCCCTTCTTCCAGCGCTTGCCCCCGACTTCAGGCTGAACCCCGTAAGGCGTCTCATCCCTGCAGCCCGAGGAGGAGAGGTTGTGATCCCCTGTCAGCCCCGGGCCGCTCCCAAGGCCGTGGTGCTCTGGAGCAAAGGCACTGAGATTTTGGTCAACAGCAGCAGGTACGAGCCCAGCCCCCTCTGCCCCCAGCGATCCCAGCTCCACTCCCTCTCCTTGGCTTCCCACCCCCGTCGCAGGACCACAGGCTGTTCCTGGGTCAGCCAGGTGCACTCCGTCCTTGCTGCAGAGTGACCGTGACTCCGGATGGCACCTTGATCATCAGAAACATCAGTCGGTCCGATGAAGGCAAATACACCTGCTTTGCTGAGAACTTCATGGGGAAAGCCAACAGCACAGGCACCCTGTCTGTGCGAGGTGAGGGCTGCGGTTCGGCTGTGGTCAGCAGCTCGGGCTCTGCAGGgcgccctccctccccaccacccggCTCTTGTGTTCCTCTGTTCCTCTCAGTTCCgtggtttttttaaattaacttattttaattggaggctaattactttacaatattgtagtagctTTCAAATCAGCCTCAGgtgatggaatggggagggatgtgggagggggttcaggatgggggacacgtgttCACCAGTTCCATTTCGAGGCTACCCCGGGGTTTGGTCTCAATGGGGACCACCATCCAGGATATGCGCCTCCATCCCTCCCACACATTCAGGGGGCTGCTGGCAGGTCAGGGTACTGTTGCCACACGGCCTGTTCTCTTCTTCCTGGGGTTCAAGGCAAACCCACTCACCCTGGCCTGCTGCcccgccgcggcctgcctcctcCTGCTCCACTCAGGGGCCCGTTGTCTTGGCAGATGCAACCAAAATCACACTAGCCCCCTCGAGCGCTGACATCAACTTAGGTGACAACCTGACCCTGCAATGCCACGCCTCCCACGACCCCACCATGGACCTCACCTTCGTCTGGACCCTGGACGACTTCCCCATTGACTCTGACAAGCCTGGGGGTCATTACCAAAGGGCCAGCATGGTAAGGCCTGAGGCCAGAGAGCTCAGGACTCCTCCTTCCTTGGTGACAGGGGACCCAAGATGTCCTTAATCATCACCACCCCAAAGCCTTTCCCCTTCCCCCAGGAATGCTGGCAAGCCCATCCCTGGGTCCATAAACACCCTCCCTTAGACAGGCAGCTCCCTGGTTCCACTCAAAGTTTGTGCACGCAGGAGAAGGTTAGGGGCAAGCCTGGATTCCCAGCATCCAGCAGGATTAATTCCCCACTATCCTGCTGCCCCTCCCCACAAGGCAGATGGTATTATTAACCTGAACCAACATTGACTGTcctctttaaaaacaacaacaaaactgctgTTTAACCCCAGTGGTTCCAAGTAGAAAGTAGCTGATTCCTCCCACGAAGCGAGGTGAAGAGGTCTGTGGGCATATCGGAGCAGGGGACAGTGAGCCGCACCTCCTGTCCCCTGACTCATTGCAGGGGAGGGTCCTCTGACCTACCCCGCGCCCTGTCCCTCGTGTGCAGAAGGAGACGGTCGGGGATCTGACCATCCTGAATGCCCAGCTGCGCCACGGTGGGAAGTACACATGCACAGCCCAGACAGTGGTGGACAGTGCGTCTAAGGAGGCCACGGTCCTGgtccgaggtaaggccaggcggTGGTGGACGGTGCGTCTAGGGAGGCCACGGTCCTGgtccgaggtaaggccaggcggTGGTGGACGGTGCGTCTAGGGAGGCCACGGTCCTGGTCCGAGGTACGGggttcccaccccacccccactgtgaTGGACGTCTTAACAAGTCTGTTGAGCTGAACTCATCCCGAGGGCCTTTGCAGGTACTGAATGAATAGAATACCCTTTCTCCAAagccaaaattataaaaatctacTTCTAAACACATTCCAAGCCTGGAGAAATTTCttgaggctggagaaggggatggcaatccattccagtatccttacctgggaaattccctggacagaggagcctggcgggcgcaTAAAGAGGCCATAagttcgcagagtcggacacgactgagtgactaacactttcactggagTATCAGAGGCTCATGCTGCGAAGTCCGTTCACGCCTCTGTGACTCCTCCAGCCCGGGACACGTCCTTCCTCCGGGCAAGCAGCTCACTCCGCCCGATCCTTGCCCTCCCACCGAGCGTGTGTTTGCTGCGCCCTCTGCTGCTCCCCCTTGGTACTGCAGCGGCCCACGCAGGCCTGGAGATTGGCTCCCATTGGAAGCTTTGCAATTCTGACCCACTTTCCTCTGACGTCTTGGCGTAGGTCCGCCAGGTGCCCCAGGAGGCGTGGTGGTGAGAGACATCAGCGACACCTCTGTCCAGCTCAGCTGGAGCCGTGGCTTTGACAACCACAGCCCCATTGCCAAGTACACCCTGCAAGCTCGCACTCTGCCTTCAGGGAAGTGGAAGCAGGTTCGGACTAGTAAGTGTGAGGTCCTACCTAGGTCAGTACTGGTtagcctggtggttcagatggtaaagaatccacctgcaatgcgggacacctgggttcgatcctgggttgggaagatcccctggaggaagacatgacaacccacccactccagtactcttgcctagagaatcccatggacagagtagcctgctgggctgtggtccacggggtcgcaaagagttgaacatgactgagcaaccagcaCGTATGCAGGAGTGCTGGAGGGGGTGGGGTTTGGGGGCCAAGGCTGAGCCTGGAGCTTCCAAGGGGGACAGGTGTAGGCCCCTCTGCCTGGAGGAGCTCCCAGGCCATTAGGGAAAAGGGCCACACAGGGAGCAGGAGAACGGGGCAAGAGTTGGAGGAGGAGGCTCAGTCTGCACCCTTGAAGCCCTGGCAGGACCGTTGCTGGTGCGATGAAAGCATTCCTGGGTACAGAGTGCTCACAACATCTTACAGGGTGCTCACAACATCTTACAAAGGTTCCAAGGTGGGGAGGTCTGCCTCCTAGTTCCCCGTCACTGATAGAAGAGGCACTGGCTTTTAGTAAACAGCAGGCACCAGTGTGAGAGCTGGGTATAAGCACGTGATGCGCACCCAGTCCCTGCCCTTTGCATCCAGACCGGTGAGACACTGACTCCCTGTGCCTTGCAGATCCCGCCAACATCGAGGGAAACGCTGAAACTGCCCAAGTGCTGGGCCTTACGCCCTGGATGGACTACGAGTTCCGGGTCTTAGCCAGCAACATCCTGGGCACTGGGGAGCCCAGTGGACCCTCCAGCAAAATCCAGACCAAGGAAGCAGGTCAGAGCCCTGGGTGAGAAGTAGTGTCAGGGCACAGACACCAGCTCTCCTTAAAGGATGCTCCAGGCCAACAGCAGTTACACGGAGCTGCAACCCTGCCCACCAGACTTCGGACTCTAACAGAACAAATGTGGAAGGGACCGATGTCAGGGCAAGGCGGCGACACTGCGCGACGCACTGTGCCTTGGTCCCCAGACGGCCAGGGCTGGGAGCCCTCCAGTCCAAACTGTTCACCCAAAGAAACAGGCCTGCCCCACCATTGCATGCGAATCTACAGTTAtctaaaagtttaaattttatttttttaaaaatatttatttggctgcacagggtcttggttgtgggatgtgggatctactttcccaaccagggatcaaacccaggaccccaGCATTGAGAGATCAAGAGTCacggccactggaccaccaggggagcccctaaaagtttaatttttttttaaaaaaatggaaaaaccaaagcttgaaGGAAGGAGGGGTCACACTGTCAGAGCAGGGACTCGACCCGAGGAGCATGGGGTAAGGGGCAGCTCTCTTCCTTGGACAGACACGAGCTGCAGGAATCAGGTAGTGATGTGTGTTGTGCAGGGCACTAAGTGAGCAGCCAGCTTCTCTAAGTCCTTCTTTAGATGGTTTCTTTGGCAGCAGAAGGGATGGACAACCTGCCCACACCCCTCCCTTAAAGGCAGGTGGGGAAGGAAGAGGTGAAGGTGAAGCCCAGGACCATAGTCCTGGGCTCCCAAGGCCAGCAGCGCGGAGTCAGGAcctgcctccccttccccatccACCCAGGCCCGCCCCACTGGCTGTGGGACAAGGGTCTGCCTTTTTGTGTCCCTGAAACAGCTTCCTATGTGCCCCAGGCTGACTCTCCAGGCTCCCTATGGAATCAGTCAACATTTTTAACTGGTACCTCTCCTGAGTAAGAATTCCAGAAGGAGCATTTTCTTTGACTGAACTTGGAGAGTCAAAGGTTGAGAAGTGGTCTCCTCCACCGTAGTATTCAGGAGTTGAGTACAAAGCCATGATGCAGAAGAAAGATGGTGAGCTTTTCaatcagaagacctgagttcaaattcaAACTGTgacatttattagctgtgtgactttaagcaagtcacttaactGCTCTGGGCCTCAACCTTTCCACTCTGAAAAGGGTAATAGGTGTTTAAGTACCCTTTGCAAATGAGAAGGCCCTCAACTCTCGTCAGAACCAAGTGATAAGTCTCCATTCGCTGTGTCAGCTGCAGAAATATTTTGACCTTCAGCCAAGTTACTCCCTGCCAAGCTTCACAGTCTAATTCAATACATTGTTTTAATAGCAGCCTTTTTGACTACTAGAGACAATTAGGAAATTAAATCtgccacacacaccaaaaaacacCCTGTAAcccaaaagaaatgttttttggATTAACTGCACTTCTGGATTATTTATTCCCCTTAAAGAAAAGTGGAGTTGGTCTGTTGTTATTGAGTTTACACCAACTAGAGGAATGAGGCTAACGCTCATTTATAGAGTGTGTGCTCTATGTATATGCCAGCCACTGTCTTGTTTAATTCTGTTTGTCTTACAGCCTTTGAGAGAAACATTATTATCCTTATCTTATGGAGAAGGGAATCAGAGGCTcggagaggttaaataacttgtccagagaaacacagctagtaagtggcaggggTGTAATTTGATCTCAGATCCACCTGACTCTTGAGCCCACATCCAAAGGGACCCAGCGGACAAAAGCAGGGCTCattggaatagtttcagaagaaCAGATGCAAACTCTAattgtttggtagaatttacctgggaagccatctgatcctggacATCTGTTTCTTGGGAGTTTGAAATTACTGATTCCATGTCAGTACTGGTAATTGGTCTGTTCCTATttcccatttcttcctggttctggtTTGGTCTCGGGAGACTGCACATTTCTAAGAGTTTGTCCATCCCTTCCAGGTGGTCCATTCGTGTAGCCAGGGCCCACTGGAAGGGAGTCCTGACCCTGCGATGCTTCTCAGCGCAGCCGCAGGCCCGTCTCCACTAACTGTCTGTCCCTTGGCCCCGACAGCCCCCTCGGTAGCCCCGTCGGGTCTCAGCGGAGGCGGTGGAGCGCCGGGAGAGCTCACTGTGACCTGGACGGTAAGCAGCGAGGACAGAGGCAGGAACAGGCCTGCGGTGCTCTGGGAGGGCGGTTCTCCCCACCTGCGGCCCACCCCGCCCCTGGGACTCATCTCCGGAGGGGCGCAGCGTGCAGAGAGGGCCCTGACTCCGGGGCGAACCTGGGCCCCGTGCCCCCGCTGCAGGCGGAAGCCGCAGTCCCGGGGacgccgggggcgggggccgggcgggGCAGGCGGCCGCCGCCCCTCGCCCACGCGCTCTCTCGCCCCCAGCCCATGTCCCGGGAGTACCAGCACGGAGGCGGCTTCGGCTACCTGGTGTCCTTCCGCAGGCAGGGCAGCACCAGCTGGCAGACCGCGAGGGTGCCCGGCGCCGACGCCCAGTACTTCGTCTACAGCAACGACAGCGTCCGGCCCTACACGCCCTTTGAGGTCAAGATCCGCAGCTACAACCGCCGCGGGGAGGGGCCCGAGAGCCTCGTGGCCGTCGTGTACTCGGCCGAGGAAGGTGGGCCACCGGGGCCACCAGGCGCCGCCACCCCTGCGGCTTGTCTGCCGGGTGTAGGGTGGGGGAAGGACCCCTCACCCCGACTGGGCTCCACAGGCGGGGCAGGGGAGACCCCTGGCTGCCTTCCCAGCCCTGGCAGCCTCCGCCCGGCTCCGGCCTGAAGGGGGAAGGCCGTCTGCGAGAGAAGTGGGcccccgggggtggggggtgctctgGGAACCCCTACCAGGCCCCTACCCTGCGCATCGGGCATTTTAAAGTCCTGCGCAAGAGCAGTTCCAGTTGGCGGCCGCTCTGTGGGACGCAGGGAGGCCCCGGGAATCCACACCCATTCCGTGTTGGTCTCTAGAGCCCAGGGTGGCCCCTCCCAAGGTCTGGGCCAAAGGGGTCTCGTCCTCGGAGATGAACGTGAGCTGGGAGCCCGTGCAGCAGGACATGAACGGTATCCTCCTGGGGTACGAGGTGAGCGCTGGCAGGGACTGGAGGGGAAGAGGGCTTGGGGTCGGGTGCAGGGCCGCCTCGCAGCTCCGCAGCCTTCCTCCCAGAAGCTCCGCTGCACTCAACGGGCACGCCGCATGCAGCCTCTGCAGCACCGCGTTCGCAGCCTCAGCTCAGCTCTCTGGCTGGTGCCTGTGGACAGCCTTGAGGCTACTGCCTGGTGGGAGCCTGGAGCAGGAGATCCAGGAGGGGCATGGCCTGCCCCTTTCGTGCCTGAGCCCAGCTCTCCTTGCATGCTCAGGGCAGCAGAGAACAGCAGAGCCCCCTCATCATCCTGTCCCCGAGGAACTCTGGCCTAGCGGTTTCTGACCCAAGCCTTGAGCCCACTAGGGTGCACGTGGGGGTGCATGGAGAGTGAGACGGAgcaagaggaagggaaagaaagaccaGCAGAAAATGTCGTTGTCTGAGGGGGAGCCCTAGTGATGCTGTACATCCTAGCCCCGTAGTCAGCTCTGGGCTTCAGCAAATACGCTCGGTGAGCCCGCTGGAGAGAGAACGTCAAACCCTGCCCTGATTCAGAAGAATATCTAGGTCTTGGTGTCACGAGGACTGTGCCAGTAGGTTTGCATTTACTGGGCAGCCATCATAAGCTTGCTGGCGTGGGGGCTGGGGCACTGCTTTCAAATATGCATTCCGTGGCCTTGAAGAGTCCCCACAGGACTCCTGAGTTCATTGAGTGGGGCTGGGTTTCGGCAGGCCACCTCTCGGTGGAGTCTGTACCCAGCCACCTGCTCCTGCATCCAGCACAGGTACTAAGCTCTCTCCTTGGACTGGGCCCTCCACTGGGCATCAAGAAGGGAGCAGCAAATCACACTGGCTTGTCTCTTTCGTGGGCCTCATGGTCGAGTGTCTAGGCTCCAAGCCCGAGACAGAGGGGCCAGGCAGGGCCGGGGCGGCGCAGCGCTGAGACCCTGGGCATGCCCGCTGACCCCCGGCGACGCCTGCTTCCTTCAGATCCGCTACTGGAAGGCTGGCGCCAAAGCGGCAGCCGCTGAGCGAGTGAGGACTGCAGGGCTGGACACCAGCGCCCTGGTCACGGGCCTGCACGCCAGCACCAAGTACCACGTGACCGTGCGGGCCTACAACCGGGCCGGCACCGGGCCCGCCAGCCCCTCTGCCAACGCCACAACCATGAAGCCGCGTGAGTCTGGCAGCTTGGGTGCAGGAGGGGCGGGGGGCTCTCGGATCACTCTCCAAGGCCACTCAGCTAACGGTGAGAAGGGAGTGGGGCTCACGGCCTCTGCGGCACCTCTCTTCTGCAGTTTCTGTTGGAGTCTGTTTCTCAGGCAGTGGTAACAACGTTCCGGGCACAGCTGTGATGGGCAGATTGTCTAGAAAGTGGCCAGCTGAAAACAGGGGGGCGCGTGGTGGGGAAACACCAGGAAGACTCCTCCTGACTTTCTCCCCGCTCTGGCAGCTCCACGGCGACCCCCTGGCAAcatctcctggactttctcgagctCCAGCCTGAGTATCAAGTGGGACCCTGTAGTACCACTGGGTAATGAGTCTGCAGTCACCGGCTACAAGGTAAGGGGCGAGCAGGCACTGAACACTGAGGGACAGCACGTTTGTGTGCCCTGTAAACAAAAGGAGCTTCAGCTCCTAGCAGCTTGTGTCTGAGACAGATGTAAGCAGAGCGTCTGGGACCGTGAGAGGCGACTGTGTGAGTGAGTCTCCGGGGAGCATGCAGTGGAGACTGCACGGAGGAAAGAGGTGTGACTGCGGAAAAGCAGGGTTCACGAGGGCGGTGACAGACTGGGTGACGTTTGGGGCCCTTCTGGTCTGAGGAGCCTACAAAATCAGTTCAGCTGCTGGGAACAGGAAACTGGCTCCAGGGAAGAGCATATTCAAGAGCCTGGTCCTGGTCAATGGGCAACAAGGAGGGGGCAGGACCTCAAGGTCAGAGAGCCACGTGGGCTCCTCCTGTTCTGGGGCCAGGGAAGGATCAGCCCCGCTGTCAGGAAACCTGGCTGGCTAACCCCTTCCCACAGATGCTGTACCAGAACGACCTACACCCGACTCCCACGCTGCACCTCACCAGCAAGAACTGGATAGAAATCACAGTTCCCGAGGACATCGGCCACGCCCTGGTGCAGATTCGGACCACAGGGCCAGGGGGCGACGGGGTCCCGGCAGAGGTTCACATCGTGCGCAACGGAGGTGCTGTATCCCCCGTCTCCCCCAGAAAGATCAGGGTCCATCCAGATGCAGGGATCATCCCAGCCCAAGCCAGTCCCCAGGGAGACAAAAGGCGGTGTCAGGGACCTCCTGCAGAGTAGCCCTGCACCTGCCCttgctgcctccctcctccccaaacaTCCCTGAGGGCTGGGTGCACTCCTTGTGAAAGTCCTACAAAGCCCTGCCCGAGAAGGGCTGAGAGCACCTCCCAGTCCTGAAAGCAGCGCTCTGTGAGTCTCCCTAGGGAAGGTCTGGACTGtcctgggggcggggcagggatgAGCCCCTTCAGCCCATCCCGCCTGTTGGTTTCAGGCACCAGCATGATGGTGGAGAACTCCGCGGTCTGTCCAGCCCCACATCCAGACACCGCCCTCACCCACTCCGTGGCAGCGCTGGTCCTCTTGTGCTACCTGCAGCTCTGATCTCGGCACCCTGCCTCCCCGCCACAGCTGGGCACCCACCTCGATGGACAGCCAGCTGGCCCCAGCCCCTTCCCGATGCCAAGGTGGCCCAGCGCTGTGCCTGAGAACTGCTGGTTTCAAACACTGACTGTATTTACAGAGCCCTTTTTGTAGGAGGTAGGATATGTCATATTCTGCCACAGGATAGAACCCATgcaaggatttttttgttttaatcgaGAGGCACCAGGCAGAAACTTCCATGATGATACTGAACCCTAGGCCTGGGCCCTCTAGGGTGCCTGCATGGAAGGCAGGAAGAAGGGAGTTAGACGTGTATCTGTGTATCAGCGGAGATGGCACTCTGGGACCGCATGTGGACTCTGGCCCAGACGGCAGAGTCCCAAGCCCGGGAACACTGGACAGGAACGGGCTGAAGTGggacagagcagcagcagcagcgtcgcTCGTCTAAGGAGCGGGCCCGACCCGAAGACCGGGACTCTTCTTTCCCCTCTGACAGGGCAGCACGGCTGGACCCTGACACTGTCCCCGAGGACTCCCTGGAGGCCCCCCCACCCGCCCAGACGGCTGAGAACCAGTGTCCTGGGGTTAGGCCGGCAGCCCAAGCCCCGCAGCTCTGGGTGGCCGTGCTCCCACTGCTGAGTGGGAGCTCCGAAGGGCTGAGAGGCTGGGCCTCCTGCTGGAAAGCTGCACCAGACCTGGCCGGAGGCGCAGTCACCCTCTTAGCCAACACTGCCAACCCGACCCTGTCACTCCGAGTGACGGAAGCCACGACAGGGGGCTGGTGACTAAAGGGCTTGTCTTGGGGAGGCCCCCTACCACACCAAGGCCCATCTGCACGGTCCCTCCAGGGTCTGGGCAGGAGGTGGGACAGCTGTCGTGACCCACTGGCTTCGTCCCAGAGAACGTGAGCAGTTGTTCTGTCTGCAGTCAGGCACCTTCCGAGAAGCCCAGAGGATAAACACGGCCCTGCCCGCTCCCAGGAACGCCCCGGGCTGTTGGGCGAGCCGACCCCCATGCGGCCTCAGGTGCTGTTCTGCATTTCCCCTGAAGACGAGGGGGCGAGTAAATGGGGCCCCCTGGCCTGCTCTTGGGGTGTGATGCCAGTCCCGGCACATCAGAGCTGGAAGAGGCTTAGACCTCAGCGTGCCCAGGCCCCTCAGCGTGCCCAGACCCCTGCTCTGCCGGGAGGAAGCGGAGGTTGGGAGGAGCGGGGCCTGCCTTGGGTCACACAGCCCACCAGGGATGGggcggaaatggccctcttctcCCACCAGTCCCAGGCCCATTGTCTGCTGAGGAAGGGGGCCATGCTGAATGGCCATGACCTGGTTAAGAAGGTGGTCAAGGGCAGAGGGGGCTGTGAAGACCCTGCCCAGGAGGCTCCGGTGGGTGACGGTGGGGTATTCGGCAGGGCTGGCTTCAGCCCACGCGTGTGCAGAATGCCGGAGGTCCcctcttcctttgcctcctgaGCTGGCTTCTGCTGGGCCCTCAGCATGCAGTGCTGGCTTGGAACCCGCTGCGCCTCTTACCCTTGCTTCAAGAGAGGCCGAGGCAAGGACAGGGATTCCCCAAATCCAGGCAGCAGTGGAGGCATAACCAGGAGGTTCCAAAGTCTACGTTGTGACAGGTGACCCTTCGCGCACGGGAGCAGGAGGACAGGCATCTTGCAGGGGACAGGCCCCCTGAGCCTGGCTTCTGTAGTTTACAGTCAGAGCTCTATTTTGTTatggtttttaaactttttaagtcCTGCTCTATTTTACTGGGCAGGTTTATGTTGATGTTTACCCACTACAGTTTTTTAACAACGTAAGCTCACATGCCTTCTCTGTGCCACCACAGTACTCACCGCCCTGCCCCTGGCCCACGGGATTGCCCCCCCTGGGCCATCCGATCAAACCCTCCTCACCTGCCCCCGTCCTTCACCCCCATGCGGTGCTGGGGGCTCAGCTCCGTGACTGCTCTGCCACTGCAGAGACCCAAACCCGCCCAGCGCCCAGCCTGGTCCTGCAAGGCTGTGAGGTGGCCTGTACCCCGCTCTTGGAAAGGGGAATCTGAAAGGAGGAAGCCTCCTTCCAAGGTCGCGTTGATTCTTTCTTCGTTGCCTTAGCTGCGGCAGAAGCAGGACAGGTGTCCAGATGCCGGCCAAGAGGGCTGAGCCGCTTTGGCGCAGAACCTGTGTGGCTGCAGCTGCGGCCCTAGGCGTGCTTGAAGCCAGAGATGCAACCAAGAGTCTTagttctggggggggggggggggggcagaccGACCCTCTTGGAAACCCAGGAAGGATTTTTTATTAGTAACTAGGAAGACTCACCCTCAGCAACACCTGAGGCCTGTGTAGGGAGGACTTGTTTGGGGGGGGAGGACTCAGAACTAGACAAAAACAGATGCTCCTGCAGGCCGAGACTTCAGGCTGCGAGCTGATTCAGACCGAATGAGACAGGGGACCTGAGGGCACGCCTCTTGGGGTGGTGGCTGCACAGGAGCTCGCGTGGAGGCGGAAGGTGAGATGAGGCAACTTCTGAGTCCCTCCCTGCCCGAGAGGCCGGCCTGCCACCACCTCTGCTTGGATGGGCTGAGGCTCCCTCCTGCCGTGGTCATGCCGAGCCCCGGGCCGGC
It contains:
- the CNTN2 gene encoding contactin-2 isoform X1 — its product is MGTPLGRRACLLMLVAAALVSTPAWSSAWGSPATFGPVFEEQPLGLLFPEESTEEKVTLACRARASPPATYRWKMNGTDMKLEPGSRQQLVGGNLVIMNPSKAQDAGVYQCLASNPVGTVVSREAVLRFGFLQEFSKEERDPVKTHEGWGVMLPCNPPAHYPGLSYRWLLNEFPNFIPTDGRHFVSQTTGNLYIARTNASDLGNYSCLATSHMDFSTKSVFSKFAQLNLAAEGQDTRLFAPSIKARFPAETYALVGQQVTLECFAFGNPVPRIKWRKVDGSLSPQWATAEPTLQIPSVGFEDEGTYECEAENAKGRDTVQGRIIVQAQPEWLRVISDREADIGSDLHWACAAAGKPRPAVRWLRNGEPLTSQARVEVLAGDLRFSKLSLEDSGMYQCVAENKHGTIYASAELAVQALAPDFRLNPVRRLIPAARGGEVVIPCQPRAAPKAVVLWSKGTEILVNSSRVTVTPDGTLIIRNISRSDEGKYTCFAENFMGKANSTGTLSVRDATKITLAPSSADINLGDNLTLQCHASHDPTMDLTFVWTLDDFPIDSDKPGGHYQRASMKETVGDLTILNAQLRHGGKYTCTAQTVVDSASKEATVLVRGPPGAPGGVVVRDISDTSVQLSWSRGFDNHSPIAKYTLQARTLPSGKWKQVRTNPANIEGNAETAQVLGLTPWMDYEFRVLASNILGTGEPSGPSSKIQTKEAAPSVAPSGLSGGGGAPGELTVTWTPMSREYQHGGGFGYLVSFRRQGSTSWQTARVPGADAQYFVYSNDSVRPYTPFEVKIRSYNRRGEGPESLVAVVYSAEEEPRVAPPKVWAKGVSSSEMNVSWEPVQQDMNGILLGYEIRYWKAGAKAAAAERVRTAGLDTSALVTGLHASTKYHVTVRAYNRAGTGPASPSANATTMKPPPRRPPGNISWTFSSSSLSIKWDPVVPLGNESAVTGYKMLYQNDLHPTPTLHLTSKNWIEITVPEDIGHALVQIRTTGPGGDGVPAEVHIVRNGGTSMMVENSAVCPAPHPDTALTHSVAALVLLCYLQL
- the CNTN2 gene encoding contactin-2 isoform X2; amino-acid sequence: MGTPLGRRACLLMLVAAALVSTPAWSSAWGSPATFGPVFEEQPLGLLFPEESTEEKVTLACRARASPPATYRWKMNGTDMKLEPGSRQQLVGGNLVIMNPSKAQDAGVYQCLASNPVGTVVSREAVLRFGFLQEFSKEERDPVKTHEGWGVMLPCNPPAHYPGLSYRWLLNEFPNFIPTDGRHFVSQTTGNLYIARTNASDLGNYSCLATSHMDFSTKSVFSKFAQLNLAAEDTRLFAPSIKARFPAETYALVGQQVTLECFAFGNPVPRIKWRKVDGSLSPQWATAEPTLQIPSVGFEDEGTYECEAENAKGRDTVQGRIIVQAQPEWLRVISDREADIGSDLHWACAAAGKPRPAVRWLRNGEPLTSQARVEVLAGDLRFSKLSLEDSGMYQCVAENKHGTIYASAELAVQALAPDFRLNPVRRLIPAARGGEVVIPCQPRAAPKAVVLWSKGTEILVNSSRVTVTPDGTLIIRNISRSDEGKYTCFAENFMGKANSTGTLSVRDATKITLAPSSADINLGDNLTLQCHASHDPTMDLTFVWTLDDFPIDSDKPGGHYQRASMKETVGDLTILNAQLRHGGKYTCTAQTVVDSASKEATVLVRGPPGAPGGVVVRDISDTSVQLSWSRGFDNHSPIAKYTLQARTLPSGKWKQVRTNPANIEGNAETAQVLGLTPWMDYEFRVLASNILGTGEPSGPSSKIQTKEAAPSVAPSGLSGGGGAPGELTVTWTPMSREYQHGGGFGYLVSFRRQGSTSWQTARVPGADAQYFVYSNDSVRPYTPFEVKIRSYNRRGEGPESLVAVVYSAEEEPRVAPPKVWAKGVSSSEMNVSWEPVQQDMNGILLGYEIRYWKAGAKAAAAERVRTAGLDTSALVTGLHASTKYHVTVRAYNRAGTGPASPSANATTMKPPPRRPPGNISWTFSSSSLSIKWDPVVPLGNESAVTGYKMLYQNDLHPTPTLHLTSKNWIEITVPEDIGHALVQIRTTGPGGDGVPAEVHIVRNGGTSMMVENSAVCPAPHPDTALTHSVAALVLLCYLQL